A region of the Myripristis murdjan chromosome 10, fMyrMur1.1, whole genome shotgun sequence genome:
AAACCTTTCACCCAAAAACAGATAACCTCTCATGCTCAGCAAGATGTACCAGAGCCAGAATCTGTGATCTACAATTCACCTTGTATCCCAAACAACTGTCTAAAGCAGTGATCCCTAGCTAATCTGGGCTGTGCCTGCCTGCTGCTTTCAGTGAGCCTGTTTATGTCAACAGGGTACATGGATGCTCATCCCTGCTGTCTCTGTGGGCCTGAAGAATACTGATATTGCTTCAGGGGTTACAACTAAAATGACCCACTTTTAGCTTCAAACAAGGCTGTGTGGATCACGTTCAACTACAAAGGCAGCTGAAAGGGGATGAATCATGTAAAGCATTCCTCAGCCAACACAAGTGCAGGTTTCATATGCCTATCAGACAGCAAGTGTGAGTCTTGACacacctgcacatgcacacgcacaaaaGTACACATAGTGGGGAGAGCATTACACCAGCGTAACACTTGTTTTGAGGCACTGGAGTAGGCCCTAAGTAGATGAGTCATTAATGGGGTTGACATCTGACATCTAACTGAATCAGAGACTGGTATTATTTCCACTACATATATAGGGATaattaaaaaggtaaaaattaaaagaatgtTCTCTAGTAGCAATATAATAACTGGGTCTGACACCAGAGACCTTAACGAAAAAACAGTATAACCCACCCACACTGCCACATACAAATCCCAGAGGACACAATGGAGAGAGGTTTGCACATGAGTAATGTTGTGTTGGAATATCAAATATCAAGCAGACTGCagacaccagacacacacacacactgaaactaaGCCTGTTGTGTCATCATGACTGATATGTCTGGAAATGGGAGATTGTGGATAAAAATTATGTCATAGATTAACAATGCCAGGTAATGATCCTTTACCTCTCTTGACCCTTACCTTAGCTTGTGTGAATgaatgcctttgtgtgtgttgccaaGTAATACAGGAAGAATGCATTCAAACTGCAGAGCTATCAGTGTACAGAACTCAGAGACGAATCATAGACTGTCATTACATATATTGTAGGTACACCagctgtttacacacacacgcactttcacgcagacacacaaattcactcaaaaacaaaaactcaaatatGCAGTGTTATCGCTGGAAGAATTGTTTACAGAACTGGTTTCTGTCTCTGACTCATGTTTACTTACAGTCTTACCTTGAACATTCATTAATGATTTATGTCATTTCACCATTTACTATATTTCTTCCATCTCTCATTTTCCTATTACTCTGTGAAGGTACACAATGTGGTGGAATGTGTTTGCAGGCCAGTGCAGCACAACAGATGAAATTCTGACagtgcagacagcagcagtgaaaactTGTgactttatgtgtgtttgtgtcggcacgtgtgtgtgttccataTACATGTGCGGAGTGACTGTTGGCACTAATGTGGCAGTTCATGTTATCAACACTGTGCCTTTCTCAAAGAAACCATGGCCACCTATGCCTACTGCCTGGCAAACATGTGCTGGGCTCATGGCCAGGTGAtgttcaactaaaaaaaaatcaattatcaTAGCCTGGTCAAGTTGATACTGCAGGAGTTTGCCTGAGTTCATTCCTGTCAGTGTACATGGAAGAGCTGTCACTAAATGGGACCCTCTTTAAAGGTCTTggaaagactgtgtgtgtgtgtgtgtgtgtgtgtgtgtgtgtgtgtgtgtgtgtgtgtgtgtgtgtgtgtgtgcgcagtgagTTTGCTGCACGCAGTGACCAGGTGTGCCTTCAGCCCCTCTATGGTTACCGTTTGTCTGTGCGTACAATATCAGTTTTCGGCTGTTGCTAGTATAGCCAAGGGGTTAAGTTACGCAACCTCGCTTGCCTTGGCTGATTACAGGGATCCCTATGGATGACTGCTAATGCTCTCCCAACCAGACGTCACGCTGACTCACACATGAACACTGAGGTAGATACCACATGATGTCACCAAAATTACTTCAGCATGAGGAAATTCTAAGGAACAATGCCACGCCTAGCTCACAAAActactttatttactttaaacAACACAAATGATAATCGCCAGACTTTACATACTGATTAAAATACAATACCCCTCTCTGTGGGCAAGCAGGAAAGACGGTCATGACTTGATAATGTGGGGCGCCACAAGTCTTACGAAAATTAagttgttgaaataaaaaatggaaagaagtTGCGGGTAATGAATTACTGGGGCTGCAAAACTAGATGTTTTGCACCATAGTGCAATGCTTCAAAGCTGGAAGCTAACCACATCCTATACAGTATGTTCACAGATCGTGTAACCTAAAATGTATCGTGACTGCTAAAGGGCAATATTTCAAGCTTACTTGACAGCTATTGTGTACTTCAAATGGTGAAAGTACTGTTATGTATACGGCTGTTGGATACTTTGTATGTATCCACTTGAAACTTTGGACGAGGAGGCACAAACTGTAGCCATCAGTGGGGCAAATGATGCTGGGCGCACCACTTGTTGAGCTTAAGCACCCAAACAGATTATAAAATTAGTGATGCTCACGGCACCTACGACTTGAATCTGAGAGATACTCACAAATTTCTTTTTCCCGTCTCCATCCTCATAGTTCTTCTTTGGTTTCTTGTCCTTTTTGGAGACAGCAGCCGAGGCAGAATTCCCCGAGTATGGATCCATAATTATGATTCAATTCGTTTCCCTGAATTGAATGTTCAGATAACGTTGAACCAGTGGCGGTAATTTCCCTAAAAGTTGCTCAAAcgcaaaacaaaagaaaagagtttCCTCTGAagttgatgaaaaaaacaaatggctaAGTTCCCCTAGGGCCTAGGCTAGTCCCTGCTAACTAGCCACAATTAGCACAATGTGGCTATTTGGTAGGTAGCCAACTACATGGAGTGAACCCCTCGCCGAGCCGCCTGTCTGTATTACTAATGGAGGGAAATTCAAAGCACAGCCTCAAGCCCGCGGgagaaaaagtaagaaaaaacaacttgttGCGACCTTATAACACAAGCAAGAACGATACTGTGCCAGTACTCACAGATAACTCAAAGCGAACAGAAAAAACGTGAATCTGTGAAGTCCTACAAAGAAGAATACATCAGCCTGGACCCGCTGCTGTTCTaagtggctaacgttagcttcaGCTAGCGTCGCTCGTCTGGAAACTCTCTTTGGTAAAACTCCGCTCTCCCCGCTTCCAAGAGTAGTTTCGGTGACTCTAACACAGGTGGCGTGTTGGTGTCACTGGCGGCCCGCTTCGGCAGTATTTCTCAAATCAGTTCCCATGACTGTTAACAGTTGAGTAAACTTTTTTTCGCTCAAAATAACAGACAACGGAGCTCCAACCACGTCCACAGCAGTAAAAGACTCTTCCTGTTCTGACAGGTCGGAGGAGCGGTGGGGGAGGGGCCTGCGCTCTGCTGCTACACCTGAGAGgatttgactgacagctggcCGACCTCACTACACTACGGGGTTCTGGTGTTCAAGGTGCTGTCCTGTGACCCTCATGGGTGTGTGAGGGAGGTCCAGTGGTCCTTAGTAAAATTGGTATCAGTTTGATTGTCAATCGAAATTATCCAGTAGTAAAACGTATGGGAAAGATTgctcttatctctctcttttcaccctGTGATTACAAGTGCAAGAATCCTTTGTGCCACACATTCGCGACACATTCACAGGCAGCCCAGATCAGCTGCTTTAAAAAGGAGGAGTAGTGAAATTTCACTGTAGTTtaactcattaaaaatgtgttatattatattgttaaattgttgttattttgatgCAAATAATGTGtggattattttaacattatgtctTAATCCTATGATTTATAATCTATTCGTcacattaaaatgtcttttcatttcagggcAAAATCATTTCACATTGGGGTCTGCAgtaacacacaaaatacaacagttTCAGCCCTCTTCAAGCTTGTTTTAAGGAGTTATGGCCTTTGCCATAACTCCACTACTCTCACAACTCCCCACTGTTAACACTATTATTATGGTCTGGAGTGAGAAATTAAGCAACCTTTCACTTACCTTGCATTACTACTATTTTCAGctcatttgtcacattttaaaaaacactcaCTCTAAACAACATGGGTGTGAGAGTGGAATGTAAAGCCGTTGCTCTTTGAATGAAATCAGGCTACACTTTGGGGTctgacacataaaaacattgAAAACCCCTCTACAAATTCAAGCAGCACTCTTCACTGGCCACTTAATCTAAATCTTACAGAGTTGCATGTGTGAGAGCAGGTAGGACCTCACTGAAGTTATCGGGTGACCACCACCCATCACAGCTGTTTGACTGAATTAAGCTCACAACACCTCCAAAAATCTCAATACAAGTTCTGGTGTCCCAGAAATCCCACACAGAACAATATGAAGAAGAGCTTAATTTAATTATCACTTATTCATTGATGGTTAGCACCAGGGCAAAATGTAgaacgaaaaaaaaagaaagaaaagaaagaaaagaagaagaagaattaaaGAGATCATAGCTGTATTGTGTGAGACATGAGCCAACATTACACGGGCTTGTCCGTATTTCCTTTGGAAAGAGATTCATAAACTTCCATTTAAACATACCCCAAATAAACTAATTAATCAAAACCCTACTCCAGCATTGCAAAAATGTGTTAAGTGTAGTCATTCATGTGGTCCGACTGCCTCATTACTTTTCACTCAAACCATCTTAACAGATAATCAACCTTAGGACGCCATCAAGTGGTTAAGGTGTGAAGGACAGGTGCTACATGGTGCTGTTTGACGAGGGCCAGTCAGTTAACAAATCAAGAGGTGCATAATAGAGAGCAATGGGGGCATGCTCTTCTGTAGAATGTTTTTGCATTCTAATACGGTTTAACAACATTAAAATTAGTAAACCACAAGGTAGGTAAATGGATGAATCAAGGCGAATGTCTCACATCCTCCTGAATGCTCGACTGACTATATCAACCGAGGGCTTAACGGGCCCTCCTCCATATAACGCCATTTAGCTGGTCATTATCAGTCGAGGGCTTCAGGCAATTTCGGTCCCCTCTGCAATGTCCTACTTCAGTGCTCCTCAAATCCCCCAAATATTTAACGCGCCGCAGAGTACAATAATCAAGGTGTTTACCTCATCCCAATGGAATTCCCCATCTCAGATGAAGCATTTACTGCTCCTCCTTGAAGACCTTGATTCAGTGAAGCCTGCGCGGGCAATTTGGTGGAGGTATAGTATACCCAGTATCTGAAATGCaatattatttctcttttccctcATGCTACTGtatctcacagtgtgtgtgtgcgcgcgcgcacacacacacacacacacacacacacacacacacacacacacacacacacacacacacacacacacacaggattacaGAGATAGGCTCATCTATCTGTTTTGGTATGTGAGAGATGTTTGGGAACAACAAGATTGGAGAGGATTTGCGCATCACCGGCGGCGCTGCAGCCGACAACCAGTTTGGTTTATCGCACACAGCACGCCATATACCTCAGCCTCAAGTCTTCAGTCTACTGGAAATTGCCGCCATGAATTGTGGAGGAGAGGTTAATTAAAAGTGAAAGTACATGATAAACTGGTCCTCCCTTGGCACTCGTAAAAACGTCTCCACCAATGGGCGTCCTAACAGTTAGCCCTcccattcatcatcatcatcatcatcatcatcatcatcatacacaATCAAGTTTACCGATGTAAGGACGAAAAGACTTCCAGAAAATGTACTTAATTAAGTATCTTTATGTGAATATGCTGGCCTATAGCCTGTCATTTAATCATTGCTTAATGAACAAGGGAAGAGCATGTGTGGGCCGCGTCATTGCACAATACCAGACAGTTCAGTTACAGTCATACAAAATATCTTATAGGCTATACAACCTTCTAACACATAAAGCCTATAGCCTTTGTTTGTTGACAATGATTACTTTTCCATCGCAGGATCAAGTGGGGCTTGTCAGGGCCAAGTCAATAGGGTTCCTGTATTGGCTTTGGAAACACTGTTTGAAATCAAGCCCAAAGTCTGGGAGCAACACGATACAATCGCAGGAATGTCGGTTGCCAGTACATTGACAGGAATAAATAAGTGGTTCCCAAAACGTTGTGCCCAGATCACCATGGGTGTGTGAAAGGGTTCTGGGAGTCTCCAATGTTAAGGTGTGAATAGGTTCAGTAGAATGAAAGATCTAATCAAAACATTCCCCCTCTCCACTATCTTCCCACTTGCGGTATATATAGACAatgaacattttctcaaatTGAGGAGACAACCTTTAAACAAATGGGGATCCGTGGTCTTAAGTGTTGCTATTggaaacataaacaacaagGCCCTGACTGACCATGTTAGGTCCTACAAGAAGTTTAGTCCAAGAAGACCCACCAAGGCAAGAACTCCATGAGCTCAAAACATGCAGCAGCAATTCATAGGTGCCGGATAGCCACCTTCAACAGTTCTGTCATACCCCTGCTGTCCGGGGTCTACTTGTAGGCCCGGGCCTCTCTCAGTGATCTGTCATAGGGCATGGAGGCGAAGAAAGAGTTCCGGAGCTGGCAGTTGATGAAGAACACAATGAGCAGCACAAGGAGGAAGAGTACCAGGCACATGACTATGTAGGTGGCCAGGTCCGGCTTGTGGAGTTCACCGTCTCGGAGCCCTCCTCCCCCTCGCCCCGCGGTGGGTCTGAGCAGGGCGGCCACGCTCACTGAGCCGCCGTGGGAGGCATTCAGGGCGGCGGGGGCGTGCGTGGAGGACTGGGCCATGAGCACCAGGTCGAAGTCCGGTGCATCGGTAGAGTTGAGGAGGATCTGCCTCAGCATGGCGTCCCGTGGGCTCACCAGCGGCGTCGGACGGCTGGAAAGATGAAAAGATGTGAAGAAGGTTATGAACTGACTCCGAATAGATTTGTTTGGCCACAATGAACCACGAGCAAAGGGAACTTGTAAGGCCTACGATAAATTTAGGATTAGGCAAAACTACAGGCCTAATTAAAAGCTACCCTATAGGACACCAAATACCATAACGTAGCCTATAATAAGACAAGGTCACCTACTAACTCACTGTTGAGTACCACTGATCGTCTACACTGTCCACATAATACAGTAATGCTCTAAAAAAGCTATGGAATATGACAGGCTCACTTTTAAGTACAAAAGACACTTCAAGTGTATAAGAATAATCTTTAGTGCGGTGATTTTCTATTATGGGGAAAATCACTTGTCGAGAAAACGCAAAAAAACGATTAGAAGCACCGTGACGCACCGGTTTGGGTGTAAGGACCTACTTTGATGTGGGCTGCGGGAAGGTTCCGCAGGTGAGCAGGGAAAAACAGAATCCCGGCTCTGCATTCCTCGGTGTCCCTGGCTCTATCCACTCCTGCCCCGGTGAGGACACGCTGTGGAGAGGCGGCGGGTAGGTGCCTTCAAATCCGCTGCTCCCACAGTCCATATGTCGCCGGATGGAATATTAACGCGTCATTATCCCTCCCACATTATACCAGATTTTCAAAATCCatgtttaaatgtatatctAGAGGTGAAAACAGAACCAAATGCCACTTGTTGGCGTCCAAATACAGACTGGTCTACAACGCACGAGGTTAAGCACAAGCTGGAATGTGGCACCGTGGCGATATCCAAATGACTCTAGAATCTGTCAGAGGTGGTGAAGTTTCACTGCGACCTAATGTGCGCACACGTGTCCTCCTGTGCGTCGCGGTGCGCAGTAACAAGTGATCGCCTTTGCCGGTGCGTTACAGGGAGCAAAGGATGCCCACGTCGATGTCCAGATTTCTCACCCGCGTCCTTGCTCTTATATCCAGTAATGGTCGATGCGCGCCGAATAGTTTGCCCACCCCCGGCACGAGTCCTTACGGCGCTGTCGATCCGCTACGgcgaaaatgatggaaaaataaagcGCAGAGATTAATGGAGGGGAAGAAAGCACACAAAACACCGGCGCTCCAGGTCGCAAAGAGCCTCCCAACCCTGCcttgggatgtgtgtgtgacagtgaaagagagtgagcgagtgtgattgtgtgtgtgtgtgtgtgtgtgtgtgtgtgtgtgtgtgtgtgtgtgtgtgtgtgtgtgtgtgtgtttgagaggtgggggtggggggtcgggggtggggggtgcgtGGAGAGGGCGCTGGAGGGACGTCACTGGGCAGGGATGTGTTAAGTCATAATGCAATGTgacgatctctctctctctctctctctctctctctctctctctctctctctctctctccctccctctctctctctctctctctctctctctctctctctctctctctctacttgtCTAGTTTTGCTTCCAAAGTGATCCCACTTCATTTGAGTGAAAGTGAGTAAGGGCCTTTACTGGGCCATTGAGGAATGTCTCACATTGGAGTGATTAGACAGCAGGAGAGGTattaggatgtgtgtgtgtgtgtgtgtgtgtgttggaatgGGGTGGAGTGTAACTAAGTATAGGAGACAGCTTATCATAGTACCCAATTTTTGGGCACAGTTGGATGTCAGAGCTCTGACttcatccctttctctctcttggttttattttatgttactttaAATGATCAAGATAAGAATTCAGATGAAAGTTCAACAGCAATAAACCCctcccaccacacacatgcTGGCCTATAAGCTAACAACAATATGCTGGTGCCCCAGGAAATAGACTTGGCATTGTTGCTAAATACTCAGTAGAAGGTGGAGACAGAGACTGGAAACCAGTGAACTCACATGGTGCACCAGACAAGAGCAAGCACATAAAGGGCCAGACCCCAAAAGCCCTGCCCATCTGTTTCATATTCATCTGCACCTGTTCTGTCACAACAGGATGGCTGGCAGGCAACAGAGAGCAAGGACAGagggacacactcacacagccacacacacacacagcaaaaaatgcACACCCAAATTGAAAAGTTACTTTGATgccacacacatactgtacatacactcAGATACAAAGAGAAGTTTCCAGCAAAATAGTCTACAAGGAATATACAAATGCCCAATGGTATCCCAGTGTCCCATATCAACTTTGTATTCAACAATAAAGAGGATTACCATGGCCCAGAGTTTGGTGGAAAGTAAGCGTTGCATAGGAAATCTAAATACAGCCCAAAGCCTTGTTTATATACATGGAGGGACAGCAATAATTATGACGGCTAAGGAGATTACTGCCTATTATTGCTTTTTTGGATGTCGCACTCATTCTCTACTTTGCTATGGGCTTGCTGCTATCCTCATCCCCATCACGCAAATGCACaccaatacacacaga
Encoded here:
- the smim32 gene encoding small integral membrane protein 32; this translates as MLRQILLNSTDAPDFDLVLMAQSSTHAPAALNASHGGSVSVAALLRPTAGRGGGGLRDGELHKPDLATYIVMCLVLFLLVLLIVFFINCQLRNSFFASMPYDRSLREARAYK